One segment of Indicator indicator isolate 239-I01 chromosome 23, UM_Iind_1.1, whole genome shotgun sequence DNA contains the following:
- the RNF4 gene encoding E3 ubiquitin-protein ligase RNF4, producing MSTRKRRGGAVNSRQARKRNRLVASTAEMASEAEPIELEESAGEEVVDLTCESSEPVVVDLTHNDSVVIVEENQRPRRNLRLRSQRQSDSCVLSSDDEDETRDSDVYVTNKVSRELGPLEDETAGSKPSGTVSCPICMDGYSEIVQSGRLIVSTKCGHVFCSQCLRDSLRNANSCPTCRKKLNHRQYHPIYI from the exons ATGAGCACA CGCAAGCGCCGTGGAGGAGCAGTGAATTCCAGGCAAGCTCGGAAACGCAACAGGCTAGTGGCTTCTACTGCAGAAATGGCTTCAGAAGCAGAGCCAATAGAGCTTGAAGAAAGTG CTGGTGAAGAAGTAGTAGATCTCACATGTGAATCTTCTGAACCTGTAGTCGTTGATCTAACTCACAATGATTCTGTTGTG ATTGTTGAAG AGAATCAACGACCAAGGAGAAACCTCAGACTAAGAAGTCAGAGACAGTcagacagctgtgtgctgagtagtgatgatgaggatgaaACAAGAGACAGTGATGTGTATGTGACAAATAAAGTATCTCGAGAACTGGGACCACTAGAAGATGAAACTGCAGGTTCCAA GCCGTCTGGTACCGTGAGCTGTCCCATTTGCATGGATGGCTATTCAGAG atTGTGCAGAGCGGACGACTGATTGTGTCAACCAAATGCGGCCACGTCTTCTGCAGCCAGTGCCTCCGTGATTCCCTTCGGAATGCCAACTCTTGCCCAACCTGCAGGAAGAAACTCAATCACAGACAGTATCATCCCATCTATATATGA